One region of Turicibacter bilis genomic DNA includes:
- a CDS encoding ABC transporter ATP-binding protein, whose amino-acid sequence MFKLLKYLKGPAIFYAILAPILMLLEVAMDLTLPTMLSNIVDIGIANSDINYVLTAGAKMILFAFLGLIGGVGCSIFSTIAAVNLGQNLRDGLFAKIQSLSFLELDHFKTSSLITRLTNDITQVQTMVMMGLRILVRAPLLCIGGLWMAYRLSQRLSIVFVIMIPIILIFVAIVMSKSFPLFKTMQEKIDKVNNVMRENLLGVRVIKAFTMEHKQRDRFNEANDDLMSQSIRAQKIMIILNPVVMLLVNFSVIGVLWYGGYLVQDSLLETGKIMAFINYLTQIMMSMMMVIMISMNFSRAKASADRINEVFATNSSIQENEKTAELTNYDIEFKNVSFKYHEHSEEVLKDISFKIKQGNQVGIIGGTGSGKSSLVNLIPRLYDVSEGEVLIGGQNVKTLSLSELRDKIGVVLQESILFSGTIASNFKFGYHEATQDELDDAAKDAQAMEFIQAKEDGYETVVEQRGKNLSGGQKQRVSIARTLIRDPKILILDDSSSALDMATESKLQRAIKERMKESTVIMIAQRISAVMDADQIIVLDQGEISGIGTHEELLKTNEIYRSIAISQLGEEAVNHE is encoded by the coding sequence GCAGGTGCAAAGATGATTCTATTTGCCTTTTTAGGGTTAATTGGAGGAGTGGGATGCTCTATTTTTTCAACTATTGCGGCAGTCAATTTAGGGCAAAATTTACGTGATGGATTATTCGCTAAAATTCAGTCTCTTTCATTTTTAGAATTAGATCATTTTAAAACGTCATCATTAATTACACGTTTAACAAATGATATTACTCAAGTTCAAACGATGGTGATGATGGGACTTCGTATTTTAGTTCGTGCGCCGTTACTTTGTATCGGTGGATTATGGATGGCCTACCGATTAAGTCAACGCTTATCCATTGTGTTTGTAATTATGATTCCAATTATTTTAATTTTTGTTGCAATCGTGATGTCAAAATCTTTCCCGTTATTTAAAACGATGCAAGAAAAAATTGATAAAGTGAACAATGTGATGCGTGAAAACTTATTAGGAGTTCGTGTCATTAAAGCATTCACCATGGAGCATAAACAACGCGATCGCTTTAATGAGGCGAATGATGATTTAATGAGTCAAAGTATTCGTGCACAAAAAATTATGATTATTTTAAATCCAGTCGTCATGTTATTGGTTAACTTTAGTGTCATTGGTGTGTTGTGGTATGGAGGCTATTTAGTTCAAGATAGCTTACTTGAAACGGGTAAAATCATGGCCTTTATTAATTATTTAACACAAATTATGATGTCTATGATGATGGTGATCATGATTTCGATGAATTTCTCACGTGCAAAAGCATCAGCTGATCGTATCAATGAAGTGTTTGCCACAAATTCAAGTATTCAAGAAAATGAAAAAACAGCTGAATTAACAAACTATGACATCGAATTTAAAAATGTTTCATTTAAGTATCATGAGCATAGTGAAGAAGTATTAAAAGATATTTCCTTTAAGATTAAGCAAGGCAATCAAGTCGGAATTATTGGTGGAACTGGATCGGGGAAAAGTTCATTAGTCAATTTAATTCCACGTCTTTATGATGTCAGCGAAGGGGAAGTCTTAATTGGTGGTCAAAATGTTAAAACATTAAGCCTGAGTGAGTTAAGAGATAAGATTGGAGTTGTTTTACAAGAAAGTATTTTATTCTCAGGAACGATTGCTTCAAACTTTAAATTTGGTTACCATGAGGCGACTCAAGATGAGTTAGATGATGCTGCAAAAGATGCTCAGGCAATGGAGTTTATCCAGGCGAAAGAAGATGGTTATGAAACAGTCGTTGAACAACGTGGAAAGAACTTATCAGGTGGACAGAAACAACGTGTTTCGATTGCAAGAACATTAATTCGTGATCCTAAAATTTTAATTTTAGATGATTCATCAAGTGCACTAGATATGGCAACCGAAAGTAAGTTGCAACGAGCCATTAAAGAGCGTATGAAAGAGAGTACGGTTATTATGATTGCGCAACGTATTTCAGCAGTGATGGATGCCGATCAGATTATTGTGTTAGATCAAGGTGAGATTTCAGGAATTGGAACTCATGAGGAATTATTAAAAACAAATGAAATCTATCGTAGTATTGCGATTTCACAATTAGGGGAGGAGGCTGTCAACCATGAGTAG